One stretch of Ursus arctos isolate Adak ecotype North America unplaced genomic scaffold, UrsArc2.0 scaffold_37, whole genome shotgun sequence DNA includes these proteins:
- the LOC113246013 gene encoding LOW QUALITY PROTEIN: dehydrogenase/reductase SDR family member 2, mitochondrial-like (The sequence of the model RefSeq protein was modified relative to this genomic sequence to represent the inferred CDS: substituted 1 base at 1 genomic stop codon) encodes MTAMFRAASWAFRGLRRSSVPLSARTSSNRADRSCALAEKVAVITGSTKGIGFTIARRLAEDGAHVVISSRKQQNVDRAVAELQGEGLSVTGTVCHVGKAEDRERLVATALEHCGGVDFLVCVAGVNPLVGSTLGASEQVWDKILDVNVKSPALLLSQLLPHMENRGTGAVVLVSSMVAYVPIPKLGVYNTSKTALLGLCKSLAVELAPKGIXVNCLVPGIIKTEFSQVVRISFCSPTPAPRFGEPEECAGIVCFLCSPDASYITGKNIVVAGYSPKL; translated from the exons ATGACTGCCATGTTCAGAGCTGCGTCTTGGGCCTTTAGGGGTCTTCGTCGCTCCTCGGTGCCTCTCTCAGCAAGAACGAGCAGCAACAGGGCAGACAGGAGCTGTGCCCTGGCTGAGAAAGTGGCTGTGATCACTGGGTCCACAAAGGG GATTGGCTTCACCATCGCCCGGCGCCTGGCTGAGGACGGGGCCCATGTGGTCATCAGCAGCCGGAAGCAGCAGAACGTGGACCGGGCAGTGGCcgagctgcagggggaggggctgagcgtGACGGGCACCGTGTGCCACGTGGGGAAGGCCGAGGACCGGGAGCGCCTGGTGGCCACG GCCCTGGAACATTGTGGGGGCGTCGACTTCCTGGTGTGCGTGGCAGGGGTCAACCCTTTGGTGGGGAGCACTCTGGGGGCCAGTGAGCAGGTGTGGGACAAG ATCCTGGACGTGAATGTGAAGTCCCCGGCCCTGCTGCTGAGCCAGCTGCTGCCCCACATGGAAAACAGGGG GACAGGCGCCGTGGTTCTGGTCTCATCTATGGTGGCCTATGTGCCAATACCA AAGCTGGGAGTCTACAACACCAGCAAAACGGCACTGTTGGGTCTCTGTAAGTCTCTGGCTGTGGAGCTGGCCCCAAAAGGCATCTGAGTGAACTGCCTGGTGCCAGGAATAATCAAGACTGAATTTAGCCAAGTGGTGAGGATCAGTTTTTgctccccaacccccgccccccg cTTTGGGGAGCCTGAAGAATGTGCAGGGATCGTGTGCTTCCTGTGCTCTCCAGACGCCAGCTACATCACCGGCAAGAACATCGTGGTAGCCGGCTACTCTCCTAAGCTGTGA